Proteins encoded by one window of Cylindrospermum stagnale PCC 7417:
- a CDS encoding TniQ family protein has product MLSETLKLYPSWDIEKTAIPQRSRLYHLEPIGIGTPDVESLTGYVQRLAHEHCVTVRRLTITEIAPLMGKEAKLQDESISKVFGTGRDRTAFNGTGLMATNLVGAMSALTRRLDLHYLTLLPWAQVISKRGLLRRHRAWCPKCYQEWHDNHTSVYEPLLWSINTAQVCPYHHQPLQEQCPYCHQQQLTISGDSRTGHCNKCGKWLGNNRHKTVVTSQIKSEAEQNRQLNIVNNLGELVAVTPTLNSPPNLQKVSNTISTYILQVLKSSIPAFSRQSGMNKATIGLWCKGEVIPQIDNLLVLTHYLEISLLDFLTTDVLLADSKNIFLETELNVVKQPRKSYKHLDLERKQVLNVVLTEVLKEYLAPSLENVALRLRYRPLVLQYHFPSLCEEIKIRHTEYRKVSQQQKIQPILEAALKEFPPPSLLSINRRLGYKNNSYLYRYFSELSREISKRYKEYQKASGQEKRERICQEIIDIAQFLHETGHKPTQARVTKLLTRPGVMLSWYAKKTLRDVQSSLGYE; this is encoded by the coding sequence ATGCTCTCCGAGACGCTCAAACTTTACCCGTCGTGGGATATTGAGAAAACTGCCATCCCACAAAGAAGTCGCTTATATCATCTAGAGCCAATTGGTATAGGAACTCCTGATGTAGAAAGCTTAACAGGCTATGTGCAAAGACTTGCTCATGAACATTGCGTCACTGTTAGACGGTTGACTATAACCGAAATTGCCCCACTTATGGGCAAAGAAGCAAAATTGCAAGATGAAAGTATTAGCAAAGTATTTGGGACTGGCAGAGATAGAACAGCGTTTAATGGAACAGGGTTGATGGCAACTAATCTTGTGGGTGCAATGTCTGCTCTAACTAGGCGTTTGGACTTGCACTACCTTACCCTGTTACCTTGGGCGCAGGTCATTTCTAAAAGAGGCTTGCTCCGTCGTCACCGGGCTTGGTGTCCCAAATGCTACCAAGAATGGCATGACAATCACACAAGCGTTTATGAACCACTTCTCTGGTCTATCAATACTGCCCAAGTCTGTCCTTACCATCATCAACCGTTGCAAGAGCAGTGTCCTTACTGTCATCAACAACAACTGACAATTTCTGGGGACTCCCGAACCGGACACTGTAATAAATGTGGTAAATGGCTGGGAAATAACCGACACAAAACTGTTGTCACAAGCCAGATAAAGTCAGAAGCAGAACAGAATCGGCAATTGAATATAGTTAACAATTTGGGAGAGCTAGTTGCAGTAACACCTACTCTCAATTCTCCTCCTAATCTTCAGAAAGTTAGTAATACAATTTCTACCTACATTTTGCAAGTTTTGAAATCTAGTATCCCTGCATTTTCTCGGCAATCTGGGATGAATAAGGCAACAATTGGTTTGTGGTGTAAAGGAGAAGTAATACCTCAAATTGATAATCTTTTGGTTTTAACTCACTATTTGGAAATATCGCTGTTAGATTTCTTAACAACAGACGTATTATTAGCTGACTCAAAAAACATTTTTCTGGAAACGGAACTGAATGTAGTTAAGCAGCCAAGAAAATCTTATAAGCACTTAGATTTGGAGAGAAAACAAGTTTTAAATGTAGTTCTAACAGAGGTACTCAAGGAATATCTTGCACCTTCTTTGGAAAATGTGGCACTTCGTTTGAGATATCGTCCTTTAGTTCTACAATATCATTTTCCTTCTTTATGTGAGGAAATAAAAATTAGACATACTGAGTACAGAAAGGTAAGTCAACAGCAAAAAATACAACCTATTCTGGAAGCAGCACTCAAAGAATTTCCACCTCCTTCACTTCTTTCCATTAATCGACGACTTGGCTATAAAAATAACAGCTATTTATACCGATATTTCTCTGAACTTTCTCGCGAAATCTCTAAGCGGTATAAAGAGTACCAGAAAGCTAGTGGGCAAGAGAAAAGAGAACGCATATGCCAAGAAATTATTGATATTGCTCAATTTCTTCATGAAACAGGACACAAGCCGACTCAAGCTAGGGTGACTAAGCTTCTCACTAGGCCAGGAGTCATGCTGAGTTGGTATGCTAAGAAGACTTTACGTGATGTTCAAAGCTCTCTCGGCTATGAATGA
- a CDS encoding Rpn family recombination-promoting nuclease/putative transposase yields MKTDSIFYRLFQDFPSIFFELIGNPPETANIYQFSSVEIKQTAFRIDGVFLPTQDEESQIYFVEVQFQPDSDIYIRLVSEAFLYLRQNRRRNSWRGVVIYPSRNIDIGDKEDCLEFFLSQRISRIYLDELGAVASLPIGIATIKLVIEDEQTAITIARELINRTQQAVNLPFPQQQLLELIETILVYKFPQMSRKEIEAMFSLSELKQTRVYQEGREEGREEGEQEGKQKAKLEAAPRLLALGLTVEQIAQALELEITQVQQAVEPKSENQ; encoded by the coding sequence GTGAAAACAGACAGCATCTTTTATCGCCTATTTCAAGATTTTCCCAGCATTTTCTTTGAACTAATTGGCAACCCTCCCGAAACTGCAAACATCTATCAATTTTCTTCCGTTGAAATTAAGCAAACAGCCTTCAGAATCGACGGTGTATTTCTTCCTACCCAAGATGAAGAAAGCCAGATTTATTTTGTCGAAGTCCAATTTCAACCAGACTCTGATATTTACATTCGCCTAGTTTCGGAAGCTTTTTTATATCTCCGGCAAAATCGACGCCGCAACTCTTGGCGAGGCGTGGTGATTTATCCTAGTAGAAACATAGACATTGGCGATAAAGAAGATTGTTTAGAATTTTTCCTCAGCCAACGCATCAGTAGAATTTATTTAGATGAATTAGGGGCAGTTGCATCACTTCCCATAGGTATTGCTACTATTAAATTAGTAATTGAAGATGAACAAACAGCAATTACCATCGCCAGGGAATTAATCAACCGTACCCAGCAAGCTGTAAATTTACCATTCCCACAGCAACAATTATTAGAATTGATCGAGACTATCTTGGTTTATAAATTTCCGCAAATGAGCCGAAAGGAGATAGAAGCAATGTTTAGCTTAAGCGAGCTGAAGCAAACACGGGTTTATCAAGAAGGTAGAGAAGAAGGTAGAGAAGAAGGTGAACAAGAAGGTAAACAAAAAGCAAAATTAGAAGCTGCACCTAGATTATTAGCACTGGGCTTAACTGTAGAACAGATAGCACAGGCGTTAGAGTTGGAGATTACCCAAGTTCAGCAAGCTGTAGAGCCAAAGTCTGAAAATCAGTAA
- the pdxH gene encoding pyridoxamine 5'-phosphate oxidase translates to MDKTISDLRKDYTLQDLSESEIDPNPFIQFKIWFDQALAAQLPEPNAMTIATATPDGSPSARMVLLKDFDERGFVFFTNYNSRKGQELATNPCAALVFWWAELERQVRILGTVEKISSAESDGYFEMRPPNSRLGAWASNQSEVIASREELDQRLQKFQSQYANKEVPRPPHWGGLRVIPTEIEFWQGRSSRLHDRLLYTRLDDGGWKIARLSP, encoded by the coding sequence ATGGACAAAACTATATCTGACCTCCGCAAGGACTACACCTTGCAAGATTTGAGTGAAAGTGAAATTGACCCTAATCCTTTTATCCAATTTAAAATTTGGTTTGATCAGGCACTAGCCGCACAACTTCCTGAACCCAATGCTATGACTATTGCCACCGCCACACCAGATGGTAGTCCATCGGCGAGAATGGTACTGCTGAAAGATTTTGATGAACGCGGCTTTGTCTTTTTCACTAACTACAACAGCCGCAAAGGACAAGAATTAGCAACGAATCCCTGTGCGGCATTAGTTTTTTGGTGGGCGGAACTGGAACGCCAAGTGCGGATTTTGGGGACTGTAGAAAAAATTTCTTCAGCGGAGTCTGATGGGTATTTTGAGATGCGTCCGCCGAATAGTCGTCTAGGTGCATGGGCATCTAATCAAAGTGAGGTAATTGCTAGCCGCGAAGAATTAGACCAGCGGTTGCAGAAATTTCAGAGCCAATATGCAAATAAAGAGGTTCCCCGACCACCTCATTGGGGAGGCTTGCGAGTGATCCCCACAGAAATCGAGTTTTGGCAAGGACGCTCTAGCCGTTTACACGATCGCTTGCTGTATACTCGCTTAGATGATGGAGGCTGGAAGATAGCGCGATTGTCACCTTAA
- a CDS encoding AI-2E family transporter: MRRSASVQSLLIYGLSGPIIALNVWLLSVFFRYFQHPITILSVAAILAFLLNYPVKFFERARITRTQAVIIVLLLTLTLLIILGVTLVPLLIDQTIQLLNKIPDWLATSQANLEQFEALAKQRRLPLDLRVVSNQINANVQNLVQQIASGAVGFAGTLLSGLLDMVLVVVLAFYMLLYGDRVWTGLVNLLPSNIGVPLTAALRLNFQNFFLSQLLLGLFMIVTLTPIFLFLKVPFALLFAILIGMSELIPFIGATLGIGLVTILLLLQNWWLAFPVAAMAILMQQIKDNLLAPKLLGDFIGLNPIWIFVAILMGFEIAGLLGTLVAVPIAGTVKGTFDAIKSGKSNNFGSSVTIGHDSTLD, encoded by the coding sequence ATGCGCCGTTCTGCCTCCGTTCAAAGCCTGTTAATCTATGGTCTGAGCGGCCCGATTATCGCTCTTAACGTCTGGCTGCTGTCTGTATTTTTTCGTTATTTCCAACATCCAATCACTATTCTGAGTGTTGCAGCGATTCTGGCTTTTTTACTGAATTACCCGGTTAAATTCTTTGAACGGGCGCGGATTACGCGTACTCAAGCGGTAATCATCGTTTTGCTTTTAACTTTAACTTTGTTGATTATTTTGGGTGTCACCCTCGTACCGCTGTTAATTGACCAAACAATCCAACTATTAAATAAGATTCCTGATTGGTTAGCCACAAGTCAAGCCAACCTGGAGCAATTTGAGGCTTTGGCCAAGCAGCGGCGTTTACCCCTTGATCTGCGGGTGGTGAGTAATCAAATCAACGCCAATGTTCAAAATCTGGTGCAGCAGATAGCCTCTGGTGCAGTGGGATTTGCTGGCACCTTGTTGTCAGGATTACTTGACATGGTGTTAGTGGTCGTGCTGGCGTTTTATATGCTGCTATATGGCGATCGCGTTTGGACTGGTCTAGTCAATCTCTTACCGTCTAATATTGGCGTTCCCTTAACGGCGGCCTTACGGCTAAATTTCCAGAACTTTTTCCTCAGCCAGTTATTGTTAGGGCTGTTCATGATCGTCACCCTCACCCCAATTTTCTTATTTCTCAAAGTACCATTTGCTTTATTATTTGCCATACTCATCGGTATGAGCGAACTTATTCCCTTTATTGGGGCGACTCTAGGCATTGGTTTAGTGACGATTTTGTTACTCCTGCAAAATTGGTGGTTGGCATTTCCAGTTGCGGCAATGGCGATTCTCATGCAACAAATAAAAGATAATCTGTTAGCCCCCAAGTTACTCGGTGACTTTATCGGACTAAATCCCATCTGGATTTTTGTGGCAATTTTGATGGGATTTGAAATTGCTGGGTTATTGGGGACACTGGTAGCTGTGCCAATTGCTGGTACTGTCAAAGGTACATTCGATGCTATCAAGAGCGGTAAGTCCAATAACTTTGGCTCAAGTGTGACTATTGGTCATGACTCAACTTTAGATTAA
- a CDS encoding segregation/condensation protein A, which yields MDASELLKTITLLIDQAKRGEIDPWDVQVIEVIDRYLELMAPEVTARGYEADLSQSGQAFLSASMLVLFKANTLVQLSTVSETQEDVVDDMLVSEDGTLHQAHRLQLERHLRRRTAAMPPPKRRVTLQELIDQLQIMANQLKLVPQVSKPNRLKRQPSVQTMREALELAHHENLTEVALELEQVLHLWASKLHLEHNWLNLEQLVQMWTQTKQPYQNGSAHESEHSQLVSVFWALLLLSAQSKVELFQEDFYQEIKIRLITESANACKPLEQQIN from the coding sequence ATGGATGCTTCCGAGCTATTAAAAACAATTACACTCCTGATTGACCAAGCAAAACGAGGGGAAATTGACCCTTGGGATGTCCAGGTGATTGAGGTGATTGACCGTTACTTAGAGCTAATGGCACCGGAGGTAACAGCAAGAGGCTATGAAGCCGATTTGTCTCAGTCTGGACAGGCTTTTTTATCAGCATCCATGTTAGTATTATTCAAAGCTAACACCTTGGTACAATTGTCAACCGTAAGTGAAACCCAAGAAGATGTAGTAGATGATATGCTGGTGAGCGAGGACGGGACGTTACATCAGGCGCATCGTCTCCAATTAGAGCGACACTTGCGTCGCCGTACAGCGGCAATGCCACCACCAAAACGCCGCGTCACCCTGCAAGAGTTAATTGATCAATTGCAGATCATGGCAAACCAGCTAAAACTTGTACCCCAAGTCAGCAAACCTAACCGTCTCAAGCGTCAGCCCAGTGTCCAAACTATGCGGGAGGCACTAGAGTTAGCTCACCACGAAAATCTGACGGAAGTAGCTCTTGAACTGGAGCAGGTGTTGCATCTTTGGGCAAGCAAGCTACATTTAGAACATAATTGGTTGAATCTGGAACAACTTGTACAGATGTGGACTCAAACAAAGCAACCATACCAGAATGGTTCTGCCCATGAGTCAGAACACAGCCAGCTAGTTAGCGTTTTTTGGGCGCTATTACTTCTCAGTGCTCAATCCAAGGTAGAGCTATTTCAAGAGGACTTTTACCAGGAGATTAAAATTCGCTTAATCACAGAATCAGCCAACGCCTGCAAACCCTTGGAGCAGCAAATAAACTGA
- a CDS encoding sugar phosphate nucleotidyltransferase, protein MKAMILAAGKGTRVRPITYTIPKPMIPILQKPVMEFLLELLRQHGFDQIMVNVSHLAEEIENYFRDGQRFGVQIAYSFEGQIVDGKLEGAAIGSAGGMRRIQDFSPFFDDTFVVLCGDALIDLDLTAAVKWHKSKGSIATIITKSVPEEEVSSYGVVVTDEDHRVKAFQEKPSTEEALSTNINTGIYIFEPEVFNYIPSEVEYDIGSQLFPKLVEINAPFYAIPMDFEWVDIGKVPDYWRAIRGVLLGEIKNVQIPGHEVAPGIYTGLNVAVNWDKVEITGPVYIGGMTRIEDGAKIVGPAMIGPNCWICSGATVENSVIFEWSRLGPGVRLVDKLVFGRYCVDKTGAAIDVQAAALDWLITDARQTPPSNTPVERQAIAELLGTNAN, encoded by the coding sequence ATGAAAGCGATGATTCTCGCGGCAGGTAAGGGTACTCGCGTGCGTCCTATTACCTATACCATTCCCAAACCGATGATTCCCATCCTGCAAAAGCCAGTGATGGAATTTTTGCTGGAATTATTACGCCAACATGGATTTGACCAGATTATGGTCAATGTTAGCCATTTAGCTGAAGAAATAGAAAACTATTTCCGTGATGGTCAGCGGTTTGGTGTGCAGATTGCCTATTCGTTTGAAGGGCAAATTGTTGATGGTAAACTCGAGGGCGCTGCCATCGGCTCTGCTGGGGGGATGCGGCGAATTCAAGACTTCTCGCCATTTTTTGATGATACTTTTGTGGTGTTGTGCGGTGATGCTTTGATTGACTTGGATTTGACTGCGGCAGTTAAGTGGCATAAATCTAAGGGGTCAATTGCTACCATCATCACGAAATCTGTCCCCGAAGAAGAAGTTTCTAGTTACGGTGTGGTCGTCACTGACGAAGATCATCGCGTCAAAGCTTTCCAAGAAAAACCCTCAACAGAAGAAGCCCTCAGTACCAACATCAATACAGGTATTTACATCTTTGAGCCTGAGGTTTTTAATTATATCCCCTCAGAAGTAGAGTATGACATTGGTAGCCAATTGTTCCCCAAACTGGTGGAAATCAATGCCCCTTTCTACGCTATCCCAATGGATTTTGAATGGGTAGATATTGGTAAAGTACCAGATTACTGGCGAGCGATTCGCGGTGTACTTCTAGGGGAAATCAAAAACGTGCAAATTCCTGGTCATGAAGTTGCTCCTGGAATCTACACTGGCTTAAATGTTGCTGTGAATTGGGACAAAGTGGAGATCACAGGCCCAGTTTATATTGGCGGGATGACGAGAATCGAAGACGGGGCAAAAATCGTCGGGCCAGCGATGATCGGCCCTAATTGCTGGATATGCAGCGGTGCAACAGTAGAAAACAGTGTGATTTTTGAATGGTCGCGCTTAGGGCCGGGAGTCCGCTTGGTTGATAAGCTGGTGTTTGGACGTTACTGCGTGGATAAGACCGGGGCGGCGATAGATGTCCAAGCTGCTGCTTTAGACTGGCTGATTACCGATGCCCGTCAGACACCACCATCCAACACCCCTGTTGAGCGACAAGCGATCGCTGAATTGTTGGGGACAAATGCTAATTAG
- the speA gene encoding biosynthetic arginine decarboxylase, whose amino-acid sequence MGVESSATSDEVVKLPTNGHKSEVKNNKQKKLLPPSSTTGDLPRSWKIEDSEDLYRIEGWGQPYFSISAAGHVTVSPKGDRGGSLDLFELVNALKQRNLGLPMLIRFSDILEDRIERLNACFAKAIARYNYPGVYRGVFPVKCNQQRHLIEDLVRFGKPHQFGLEAGSKPELMIALALLDTAGALLICNGYKDREYIETAMLAQRLGQTPIIVLEQVEEVDLVIAANKQLGIKPILGVRAKLSTQGMGRWGTSTGDRAKFGLTIPEIIEAVDKLRDADLLDSLQLLHFHIGSQISAINVIKDAIQEASRIYVELAMLGGNMKYLDVGGGLGVDYDGSQTNFYASKNYNMQNYANDIVAELKDTCAERQIPVPTLISESGRAIASHQSVLIFDVLSTSDVPLDLPEPPQEGESPIINYLWETYQSINKENYQEFYHDAAQFKEEAISRFNLGILRLRERAKAERLYWACCQKILTITRQQEYVPDELEDLEKIMASIYYINLSVFQSAPDCWAIDQLFPIMPIHRLDEEPTRRAILADLTCDSDGKIDRFIDLRDVKSVLELHTFRPGEAYYMGMFLNGAYQEIMGNLHNLFGDTNAVHIQLTPKGYQIEHVVKGDTMSEVVSYVQYDSEDLVERIRQRCEKALEDKRITLAESQRLLQTYEQSLQRYTYLNS is encoded by the coding sequence ATGGGTGTCGAGTCAAGTGCTACATCGGATGAGGTGGTTAAACTACCAACCAACGGACACAAGTCTGAAGTAAAAAATAATAAGCAAAAAAAGCTGCTACCACCTAGTAGTACTACAGGAGATTTGCCGCGCTCTTGGAAAATTGAGGATAGCGAAGACCTTTACCGGATTGAAGGTTGGGGACAGCCTTATTTTTCGATTAGCGCTGCTGGTCACGTCACTGTTTCTCCCAAGGGAGATCGTGGCGGTTCTCTAGACTTGTTTGAATTAGTCAACGCCTTGAAGCAGCGTAATTTGGGGCTACCGATGCTGATTCGCTTTTCCGATATTTTGGAAGATCGGATTGAGCGGTTGAATGCTTGTTTTGCTAAAGCGATCGCCCGCTACAATTACCCTGGCGTTTATCGTGGTGTGTTTCCCGTCAAGTGTAACCAGCAGCGGCACTTAATAGAAGATTTAGTCCGGTTTGGTAAACCCCATCAATTTGGTTTAGAAGCCGGCTCAAAGCCAGAATTGATGATTGCTCTAGCTTTGCTGGATACAGCAGGAGCCTTGTTAATCTGCAACGGCTATAAAGACCGAGAATACATCGAAACAGCAATGTTAGCCCAAAGACTAGGGCAAACGCCAATTATCGTCTTAGAACAGGTGGAAGAAGTCGATTTGGTGATTGCTGCTAACAAGCAACTGGGGATTAAGCCTATTTTGGGGGTTCGTGCTAAGTTAAGCACCCAAGGGATGGGACGCTGGGGAACTTCAACTGGCGATCGCGCTAAATTTGGGTTGACGATTCCCGAAATTATCGAAGCCGTGGACAAGTTACGGGACGCTGACCTGCTGGATTCTTTGCAGTTGTTGCACTTCCATATTGGTTCGCAAATCTCCGCGATTAATGTGATTAAGGATGCCATCCAAGAAGCCAGTCGCATCTATGTGGAGTTGGCGATGCTGGGCGGAAATATGAAATATCTCGATGTTGGTGGCGGATTGGGTGTCGATTATGACGGTTCGCAAACCAACTTCTACGCCTCGAAAAATTACAACATGCAGAACTATGCCAATGACATCGTGGCAGAGTTAAAAGATACCTGTGCAGAACGGCAAATTCCCGTACCAACACTGATTAGCGAAAGTGGACGTGCGATCGCCTCCCATCAGTCAGTGCTCATCTTTGACGTTCTCAGTACCAGCGATGTCCCCCTCGACCTCCCAGAACCCCCACAAGAGGGAGAATCCCCCATAATTAATTACCTTTGGGAAACCTACCAATCGATCAACAAAGAGAACTATCAGGAGTTCTACCACGACGCCGCCCAATTCAAAGAAGAAGCCATCAGCCGCTTTAATTTAGGAATTTTGCGCCTCAGAGAACGAGCCAAAGCAGAGCGGCTTTACTGGGCTTGTTGTCAAAAAATTCTCACCATCACTAGGCAGCAAGAATACGTACCAGACGAACTGGAAGACCTAGAGAAAATCATGGCTTCCATCTACTACATCAATCTTTCTGTGTTTCAATCGGCACCAGACTGTTGGGCGATCGACCAATTATTCCCGATCATGCCGATACACCGCCTAGATGAAGAACCAACGCGACGAGCGATTTTAGCAGACCTCACCTGCGACAGTGATGGCAAAATTGACCGCTTTATCGACCTGCGCGATGTCAAATCGGTTTTAGAACTGCACACCTTTAGGCCTGGAGAAGCCTATTATATGGGGATGTTCCTCAATGGAGCTTACCAGGAAATCATGGGCAACTTGCATAACCTCTTTGGGGACACCAACGCCGTTCATATCCAATTAACGCCCAAAGGCTACCAGATTGAGCATGTGGTCAAGGGTGATACGATGAGCGAAGTAGTAAGTTACGTGCAGTACGACTCCGAGGATTTGGTGGAAAGAATCCGTCAGCGTTGCGAGAAAGCCTTAGAAGACAAGCGCATCACCCTAGCTGAATCTCAACGACTGCTACAAACTTACGAGCAAAGCCTGCAAAGATATACGTATTTGAATAGTTAG
- the ndk gene encoding nucleoside-diphosphate kinase, translated as MERTFLAIKPDGVQRGLVAEIIGRFETKGFTLVGLKFLKVSQELAQQHYGVHRSRPFFASLVEFITSGPVVAMVWEGDGVIASARKIIGATNPLTAEPGTIRGDFGINIGRNLIHGSDAPETAQKEIALWFKDEELVSWQPQLTPWLHE; from the coding sequence ATGGAGCGTACATTTTTAGCAATTAAGCCTGATGGAGTACAACGTGGACTGGTAGCGGAAATTATCGGTCGCTTTGAAACTAAAGGCTTTACCCTCGTTGGCTTGAAGTTCTTGAAAGTCAGCCAGGAATTAGCACAACAACACTATGGTGTTCACCGGTCAAGACCCTTTTTTGCTAGTTTGGTCGAATTTATCACTTCCGGGCCTGTGGTAGCGATGGTGTGGGAAGGTGATGGCGTAATTGCCTCTGCGAGAAAAATAATTGGGGCGACAAACCCATTAACCGCGGAGCCAGGAACGATTCGGGGCGATTTTGGAATTAATATTGGGCGCAACCTGATTCATGGTTCTGATGCTCCAGAAACGGCACAAAAAGAAATTGCCCTGTGGTTTAAGGATGAAGAATTAGTCAGTTGGCAACCGCAATTAACACCTTGGTTGCACGAATAA
- a CDS encoding TerC family protein, translated as MLDQIFDYLNFHFSIEALIVLLILVMLEAVLSADNAIALAAIAQGLEDKELEGKALNIGLVFAYVLRISLILTATWVQAYWQFELLGAAYLLWLVFQHFTSDEGEESHHHGPRFKSLWQAIPVLAFTDLAFSLDSVTTAIAVSQEKWLVLTGATLGIIILRYMAGLFIRWLDEYENLEDAGYITVAFVGLRLLLKVVNDNLVPPEWLVISAIALIFIWGFSKRTVVELAPEEAEKTEVSK; from the coding sequence ATGCTAGACCAAATTTTTGATTACCTGAACTTTCACTTCAGCATTGAAGCCTTAATAGTCCTGCTAATTTTGGTGATGTTAGAGGCGGTGCTGTCTGCTGATAATGCGATCGCACTCGCAGCAATCGCCCAAGGGCTGGAAGACAAAGAACTTGAGGGGAAAGCCCTCAACATTGGTTTAGTCTTTGCTTACGTCTTGCGAATCAGCTTGATCCTCACAGCCACTTGGGTACAAGCATATTGGCAATTTGAACTATTGGGCGCTGCTTACCTGCTGTGGTTAGTATTCCAACACTTTACCTCTGACGAAGGCGAGGAGAGTCACCACCACGGCCCGCGTTTTAAGTCGCTGTGGCAGGCAATACCAGTGTTAGCCTTTACGGATCTAGCTTTTTCTTTAGATAGCGTCACAACTGCGATCGCCGTTTCTCAAGAAAAGTGGTTGGTACTTACAGGCGCAACCCTTGGCATTATCATACTGCGATACATGGCGGGATTGTTCATCCGCTGGCTAGATGAATATGAAAACCTAGAAGACGCAGGTTATATTACGGTGGCTTTTGTCGGCTTGCGCCTGCTGTTGAAAGTGGTCAACGATAATTTAGTACCACCAGAATGGCTTGTGATTAGTGCGATCGCCCTCATCTTCATCTGGGGATTTTCCAAACGCACTGTCGTTGAATTAGCCCCAGAAGAAGCAGAGAAAACCGAAGTGTCAAAATAA
- a CDS encoding salicylate synthase produces the protein MHQIASGFLTYYELFIPEPMEPLILLQNLLSSGRFSNYVMYESKNSIRIAGNVLAEVSVSTETVSLSYKGQTICTEAISDPLKQVESALASLPVKNWTAYGYVGFDISRFYYPYSKAIQQPLLYFMVPETEIHITPKGVYVKSIRLPTKITEVLFGDSQLKDYIATPIVLDFADKQHYQNQVDTMISAIQSGQLHKAIISRHLKVKGNMDVLGTYVLGAKNNNSARSYCLGLGDVSAVGFSPEIFMKSTAGGFVVTNPLAGTRPRGSSSEEDASLQGELFSDAKEVKEHALSIWLAQSEMASVCLPQTVQILDFMEVKKYRTVQHLSSQVGGQLKQGLTSWDAMKALFPGITVSGIDKHRALEWIDRLEDEPRGLYAGAIGYINSEGASDLAIAIRSAYQYGDSVYLNAGAGIVAESLPEREYIESVNKMNTMLTNLVMKS, from the coding sequence ATGCACCAAATAGCAAGTGGTTTCCTAACTTATTACGAATTGTTCATCCCCGAACCGATGGAGCCTTTGATTCTGTTGCAGAATCTGCTGTCCTCAGGACGGTTTTCTAACTACGTGATGTACGAAAGTAAAAACTCAATACGCATTGCTGGAAATGTGTTAGCTGAGGTATCAGTAAGCACTGAAACCGTTTCACTTAGCTATAAGGGACAAACGATCTGTACGGAGGCGATTAGCGATCCACTCAAACAGGTAGAATCCGCCCTTGCCTCTTTACCAGTGAAAAATTGGACAGCTTATGGTTACGTAGGCTTCGATATATCCCGCTTCTACTACCCCTACTCAAAAGCAATCCAGCAGCCATTACTCTATTTTATGGTTCCAGAAACAGAAATTCACATCACTCCTAAGGGAGTATATGTCAAAAGCATCAGATTGCCAACGAAAATCACTGAAGTGTTATTCGGCGATAGCCAACTAAAAGACTATATCGCCACACCTATAGTCCTGGATTTTGCTGATAAACAGCATTATCAAAATCAGGTTGATACTATGATTTCGGCGATTCAAAGCGGTCAGTTACATAAAGCCATTATTTCCCGCCATCTGAAGGTGAAAGGCAATATGGATGTTCTTGGAACCTATGTATTAGGAGCCAAGAATAACAATTCAGCACGCTCATATTGTCTGGGTCTAGGAGATGTATCTGCTGTAGGCTTTAGTCCTGAGATTTTTATGAAATCCACCGCTGGTGGCTTCGTCGTTACCAATCCGCTAGCAGGAACTCGACCTAGAGGTTCTAGCTCAGAAGAAGATGCTAGTCTACAGGGCGAATTATTCTCCGATGCGAAGGAAGTGAAAGAACATGCACTTTCGATCTGGCTGGCGCAAAGCGAGATGGCTTCGGTTTGTTTGCCCCAAACTGTTCAGATTCTTGACTTCATGGAAGTGAAAAAGTACCGGACTGTGCAGCATTTATCATCACAGGTTGGTGGTCAACTCAAACAAGGATTGACCTCATGGGATGCGATGAAGGCTTTATTTCCTGGAATTACCGTATCCGGAATTGACAAACACCGGGCGCTGGAATGGATTGACCGTCTAGAAGACGAGCCGCGAGGACTTTATGCTGGTGCCATTGGTTACATAAACAGCGAGGGAGCGTCAGATTTAGCGATCGCCATTCGTTCAGCTTACCAATATGGTGATTCTGTCTACTTGAACGCTGGGGCAGGCATTGTGGCGGAATCATTGCCAGAACGAGAGTACATCGAGTCGGTCAACAAGATGAACACCATGTTGACTAATTTAGTCATGAAGTCTTAA